A window of Mucilaginibacter sp. PAMC 26640 contains these coding sequences:
- a CDS encoding cob(I)yrinic acid a c-diamide adenosyltransferase, with protein sequence MKIYTKTGDKGYTSLIGGTRVPKHHLRIESYGTVDELNSYIGLIRDQSINIHHQDILKEIQDRLFTIGSSLAADPEKSRMAIPDLTIADIQLLEQEIDLMNESLPELRHFILPGGSNFISYCHIARCVCRRAERITVHLAEESFVEPNVTVYLNRLSDYLFTLARKVAQDDKVTENQWIPRL encoded by the coding sequence ATGAAGATATATACCAAAACCGGAGACAAAGGCTACACCTCATTAATAGGAGGTACCCGGGTGCCTAAACATCACCTTCGCATTGAGAGCTATGGCACCGTTGATGAATTGAACAGCTACATTGGTTTGATTCGCGATCAGTCGATAAATATACATCATCAGGATATTTTAAAAGAGATCCAGGACAGGTTGTTTACCATAGGATCATCGCTGGCGGCAGATCCGGAAAAGTCGCGGATGGCTATTCCCGACCTCACCATCGCTGATATACAATTGCTGGAACAGGAAATTGACCTGATGAACGAATCTTTGCCCGAATTGCGACATTTTATTTTGCCAGGCGGAAGTAATTTTATATCTTACTGCCATATAGCGCGATGTGTTTGTCGCAGGGCCGAAAGGATTACGGTTCACCTTGCTGAAGAAAGTTTTGTCGAGCCGAATGTGACAGTGTATTTAAACAGGCTTAGCGACTATCTTTTTACACTGGCCCGAAAGGTGGCTCAGGACGATAAGGTGACTGAAAATCAATGGATCCCGAGGTTATAA
- a CDS encoding 2-C-methyl-D-erythritol 4-phosphate cytidylyltransferase has protein sequence MDSKPTSSIPNLTSKTYAVIVAGGSGTRMQSVMPKQFILLNGRPVLMHTMEAFRACTAQPELVLVLHTDYHSFWKQLCEEHNFVIKHKLIAGGQTRFHSVKNAIDYITEKNVLIAVHDAVRPLISPTIIDEAFRCAETQGSAVVAVKSRDSVRQTFGERSESLNRDNIYLVQTPQTFKSEILRLAYEQTFDPYFTDDASVVERNGAQITIVQGHHSNIKITFPEDIAIAEAIINKKPQA, from the coding sequence ATGGATTCTAAACCCACATCGTCTATCCCAAATCTCACCTCAAAAACCTACGCCGTTATTGTTGCCGGCGGTTCCGGCACGCGCATGCAATCGGTAATGCCCAAGCAGTTTATCCTTTTGAACGGGCGACCTGTACTTATGCACACAATGGAGGCTTTCAGGGCCTGCACAGCTCAACCTGAACTGGTTTTGGTATTACACACCGATTATCATTCCTTTTGGAAACAGTTGTGCGAAGAACATAATTTCGTCATAAAACATAAATTAATTGCGGGAGGCCAAACCAGATTTCATTCAGTGAAGAACGCAATTGACTATATTACCGAAAAAAATGTGCTAATTGCTGTACATGACGCCGTACGACCTTTGATCTCACCCACAATAATTGACGAGGCTTTTCGTTGTGCAGAAACTCAAGGTTCAGCTGTAGTAGCCGTAAAAAGTCGCGATTCTGTAAGGCAGACTTTCGGAGAAAGATCGGAAAGTTTGAACAGAGATAATATTTACCTGGTACAAACCCCGCAAACATTTAAGTCCGAAATATTGAGGCTTGCTTACGAGCAAACTTTCGACCCTTATTTTACAGACGATGCATCAGTAGTTGAGCGAAATGGTGCGCAAATAACCATTGTACAGGGGCATCACAGTAATATAAAGATCACGTTCCCTGAAGATATTGCGATTGCGGAAGCTATTATAAATAAAAAGCCGCAGGCATAA